The Plantibacter sp. Leaf314 genome includes a window with the following:
- a CDS encoding carbohydrate ABC transporter permease produces MSTAVIAPNQTRRRLATAGKFLVLIIAAFLTLAPVVWTLVTALTPANVDTGQTEFGPGAFIDVFQKIPILLYTWNSALVTLLIAAGQMLSAAMAGYVFARFDFGGKRILFGLILATMMVPMQVTIVPVFMLIRGMGLSDTLLALIIPMIPTAFGTFLMRQYFMGLPPELAEAAQIDGAGPWKIFFRIYLPLAAPGLAIVGILAFNYHWNEFFRPLILTISEQNFTLPLGLVTLQGNLGTGSVATVLAGVVLSMIPAALVFVFGQKPLREGLTAGVSK; encoded by the coding sequence ATGTCCACCGCAGTTATCGCCCCGAACCAGACGCGCCGCCGACTGGCCACGGCGGGGAAGTTCCTCGTCCTCATCATCGCCGCCTTCCTCACGCTCGCTCCGGTCGTGTGGACGCTCGTCACGGCGCTCACGCCCGCGAACGTCGACACCGGGCAGACCGAGTTCGGTCCCGGCGCGTTCATCGACGTGTTCCAGAAGATCCCGATCCTGCTGTACACCTGGAACAGCGCGCTCGTGACCCTCCTCATCGCCGCCGGGCAGATGCTCAGTGCCGCCATGGCCGGCTACGTGTTCGCGCGCTTCGACTTCGGCGGCAAGCGCATCCTGTTCGGGCTCATCCTCGCCACGATGATGGTGCCGATGCAGGTGACGATCGTCCCGGTGTTCATGCTCATCCGCGGCATGGGGCTGTCGGACACCCTGCTCGCACTCATCATCCCGATGATCCCGACGGCGTTCGGCACCTTCCTCATGCGGCAGTACTTCATGGGGTTGCCGCCGGAACTCGCCGAGGCGGCACAGATCGACGGTGCCGGGCCGTGGAAGATCTTCTTCCGCATCTACCTGCCGTTGGCCGCACCCGGCCTCGCGATCGTCGGCATCCTCGCGTTCAACTACCACTGGAACGAGTTCTTCCGACCACTCATCCTCACGATCAGCGAGCAGAACTTCACCCTCCCGCTCGGGCTCGTGACCCTGCAGGGCAACCTCGGCACCGGGTCCGTCGCGACCGTGCTCGCCGGCGTCGTCCTGTCGATGATCCCTGCCGCCCTCGTGTTCGTCTTCGGGCAGAAGCCGTTGCGCGAGGGACTCACCGCCGGCGTCAGCAAGTGA
- a CDS encoding BNR-4 repeat-containing protein produces the protein MPRRHERHSTRDRPTPIVVNDNAAWCWFQDERALVDPVAGVLLVGSIASTTGIDGERRGGNVEVTVVDLTTGTADVVVLHERLESDDHDVPALWHRPDGRWLAMYTRHKTDDLTRWRISEPDDPRHWGPEQTFDWSPHTGGSGVTYANVHELDGRLYCFARAVNDDQCALVSDDHGDTWRYAGKLFTRPKVGYVNGYTRYTSAPTRIDLITTDHHPRDYDNSVYHGFLDADGLHRTDGSVVDPHPLSGDAPSQVDLTTLVAAGSTLPEGGRWPGVRVGHGWTVDLRRAADGTLAAVVSARADDDPAHPDEATERFRPVLDHRFLYAHLPPGGDWSVHPLALAGAGLLPHEQDYTGLVAIDPDDLDSVYLSSAIDPRDDTTLPHHEIFHGRTTDAGASWSWTSVTEHSAHDNLRPIVAPGDPSTVSLLWFRGSMASSQDYRCEAVLLRLPRAPHLSREAVTPARTPRR, from the coding sequence ATGCCGCGCCGACACGAGCGTCACTCCACCCGTGACCGCCCCACACCGATCGTCGTCAACGACAACGCCGCCTGGTGCTGGTTCCAGGACGAACGGGCACTCGTCGATCCGGTCGCCGGCGTCCTCCTCGTGGGATCGATCGCCTCGACCACTGGTATCGACGGCGAGCGCCGCGGCGGCAACGTCGAAGTCACCGTCGTCGACCTCACCACCGGCACCGCCGACGTCGTCGTCCTCCACGAGCGACTCGAATCCGACGACCACGACGTACCCGCCCTCTGGCACCGCCCCGACGGCCGCTGGCTCGCGATGTACACCCGCCACAAGACCGACGACCTCACCCGCTGGCGCATCAGCGAACCCGACGACCCACGCCACTGGGGACCCGAGCAGACCTTCGACTGGAGCCCCCACACCGGCGGGTCCGGCGTGACGTACGCGAACGTCCACGAGCTCGACGGTCGCCTGTACTGCTTCGCCCGCGCCGTCAACGACGACCAGTGCGCGCTCGTCTCCGACGACCACGGTGACACCTGGCGGTACGCCGGCAAGCTCTTCACCCGCCCGAAGGTGGGCTACGTGAACGGCTACACCCGCTACACCTCCGCGCCCACCCGCATCGACCTCATCACCACCGACCACCACCCGCGCGACTACGACAACAGCGTCTACCACGGGTTCCTCGACGCCGACGGCCTCCACCGCACCGACGGCAGTGTCGTCGACCCGCACCCACTGAGCGGCGACGCGCCCTCACAGGTGGACCTCACGACGCTCGTCGCCGCCGGGTCCACCCTTCCCGAGGGCGGCCGATGGCCGGGTGTGCGTGTCGGCCACGGCTGGACGGTCGACCTCCGGCGAGCCGCCGACGGCACCCTCGCCGCCGTCGTCTCCGCCCGCGCCGACGACGATCCGGCCCACCCGGACGAGGCCACCGAACGCTTCCGGCCCGTCCTCGACCACCGCTTCCTGTACGCCCACCTGCCGCCGGGAGGCGACTGGTCCGTGCACCCGCTCGCCCTCGCGGGCGCCGGGCTCCTCCCCCACGAGCAGGACTACACGGGTCTCGTCGCGATCGATCCCGACGACCTCGACTCCGTCTACCTCTCGAGCGCGATCGACCCACGCGACGACACGACCCTGCCGCACCACGAGATCTTCCACGGACGGACCACCGACGCCGGGGCGAGCTGGTCGTGGACGTCCGTGACGGAGCATTCGGCGCACGACAACCTCAGACCGATCGTCGCACCTGGCGATCCGTCGACCGTCTCGCTGCTCTGGTTCCGTGGCAGCATGGCGAGCTCTCAGGACTACCGATGCGAAGCCGTCCTCCTGCGCCTGCCCCGCGCCCCGCACCTCTCGCGCGAAGCGGTCACTCCGGCCAGGACACCTCGCCGCTGA
- a CDS encoding MerR family transcriptional regulator has protein sequence MRISELAAASEVPVATIKYYLRERLLPEGERTSATQARYGDAHLSRLRVIRALLTAGVSIAETRNVVAALDAPPPGPYDLLGVAHAAVTPRPSGPLDTTGALELYERLGGVAAQCDPGLLAGLAQALDTLECAGFTVPSEVLDRYVEAARRIAEAEIDGIPTDSPELAVQYIVLGTVLTEPLILALRRAAQQVVSSARFGGPDATMPMTPQES, from the coding sequence ATGCGGATCTCCGAACTCGCCGCGGCATCCGAGGTGCCGGTGGCGACCATCAAGTACTACCTGCGCGAGCGACTCCTCCCGGAGGGTGAGCGCACCTCGGCGACCCAGGCGCGGTACGGCGACGCCCACCTGTCCCGGCTCCGAGTCATCCGAGCCCTCCTGACCGCCGGCGTCAGCATCGCCGAGACCCGGAACGTCGTGGCCGCCCTCGACGCACCGCCGCCCGGCCCGTACGACCTCCTCGGTGTGGCGCACGCCGCCGTCACCCCGCGCCCCTCGGGGCCTCTCGACACCACCGGCGCACTCGAGCTCTACGAACGGCTCGGCGGCGTCGCGGCGCAGTGCGACCCCGGGCTCCTCGCCGGCCTCGCCCAGGCGCTCGACACCCTGGAATGCGCCGGCTTCACGGTGCCGTCCGAGGTGCTCGACCGCTACGTCGAGGCCGCGCGTCGCATCGCCGAAGCGGAGATCGACGGCATCCCCACCGACTCCCCGGAGCTCGCCGTGCAGTACATCGTGCTCGGGACGGTCCTCACCGAACCACTCATCCTCGCCCTCCGCCGGGCGGCGCAGCAGGTGGTGTCCTCGGCGCGGTTCGGCGGGCCGGACGCGACGATGCCGATGACGCCGCAGGAGTCCTGA
- a CDS encoding LacI family DNA-binding transcriptional regulator, with protein sequence MSTQRRRTTLADVAERSGMSKAAVSMIMNDRPGSRLSADAVERVRAAAAELDYRPNPAAQVLRRGKTRTIGFISDEVTLTRHASGLIGGALEVSKANDHTMLIAETQGIEGGLARAFETMIDHRVDGILIGLLGARLIDLPSTSTGVPVVVLNGASSSGHANVLPDERAAGYAVAKRLVDAGHRRIGVVGDLPREVISDLRQTATVALRFEGIAAAFAEAGIEPARVDIVEWQPEPGYEATVALLDRHPDVTAILAANDGVAFGGYQVLLERGRRIPQDVSVVSFDDEILAGYLRPGLTTARLPYQEIGALGASMLLGRHALGHELVTMPIIERDSLATLSPATPSPDVV encoded by the coding sequence ATGTCTACCCAGCGCCGCCGCACGACCCTCGCGGACGTCGCCGAGCGCTCGGGCATGTCGAAGGCCGCTGTCAGCATGATCATGAACGACCGCCCGGGGTCGCGGCTGTCGGCGGACGCCGTGGAGCGGGTGCGCGCGGCCGCTGCCGAACTCGACTACCGCCCGAACCCCGCGGCCCAGGTGCTCCGGCGAGGCAAGACCCGGACGATCGGGTTCATCTCCGACGAGGTCACGCTGACCCGCCACGCCTCGGGGCTCATCGGCGGCGCGCTCGAGGTCTCGAAGGCCAACGACCACACGATGCTCATCGCGGAGACCCAGGGGATCGAGGGCGGCCTCGCCCGGGCGTTCGAGACGATGATCGACCACCGTGTCGACGGTATCCTCATCGGCCTGCTCGGCGCCCGTCTCATCGACCTCCCGAGTACCTCGACCGGGGTCCCGGTGGTCGTCCTCAACGGCGCTTCCTCGTCGGGTCATGCGAACGTCCTGCCCGACGAACGCGCCGCCGGGTACGCGGTCGCGAAGCGACTCGTGGACGCCGGCCACCGCCGCATCGGCGTCGTCGGCGACCTCCCGCGCGAGGTCATCAGCGATCTCCGCCAGACCGCGACCGTCGCGCTCCGCTTCGAGGGCATCGCCGCCGCGTTCGCGGAGGCCGGGATCGAACCGGCCCGGGTCGACATCGTCGAGTGGCAGCCGGAACCTGGCTACGAGGCGACGGTCGCCCTCCTCGACCGGCACCCCGACGTCACCGCCATCCTCGCCGCGAACGACGGCGTCGCCTTCGGTGGGTACCAGGTGCTGCTCGAGCGGGGACGCCGGATCCCGCAGGACGTCTCCGTGGTCTCCTTCGACGACGAGATCCTCGCGGGCTATCTCCGGCCGGGGCTCACCACCGCCCGGTTGCCCTACCAGGAGATCGGCGCGCTCGGAGCGTCGATGCTCCTCGGTCGGCACGCCCTCGGGCACGAGCTCGTCACCATGCCGATCATCGAGCGGGACTCGCTCGCCACCCTGTCACCAGCCACCCCGTCACCCGACGTCGTCTGA
- a CDS encoding carbohydrate kinase translates to MHTTPTTDVLIAGETLIDIVRRLDGTQAESPGGSPANVGITLGRLGRVPALVTHVGDDERGAAIRAWLDASGVSLVSAPTGRTSTAQATLDADGAATYEFDLSLDLDATDAPEASVVHTGSIASVLEPSAGRLSALVEARRASALITYDPNIRPTLVDDAERVRRTALACIARAHVVKASDEDVAFLHPDLALVDAAKQWVASGPGLVVVTRGGDGALVVRAGSVFEIASPRVTVADTVGAGDTFMGALIDGLLTAGVSGPEAEERLGAISDDELRRLLERAARAASVTVSRPGANPPTLAELNA, encoded by the coding sequence ATGCACACGACCCCGACGACCGACGTGCTCATCGCCGGCGAGACGCTCATCGACATCGTCCGTCGACTCGACGGGACGCAGGCCGAGAGTCCCGGCGGCAGCCCGGCGAACGTCGGCATCACCCTCGGCCGACTCGGCCGGGTCCCGGCGCTCGTGACCCACGTCGGCGACGACGAGCGTGGCGCGGCGATCCGGGCCTGGCTCGACGCGTCCGGGGTCTCGCTGGTGTCAGCGCCCACCGGTCGGACCTCCACGGCGCAGGCGACGCTCGACGCGGACGGTGCGGCCACCTACGAGTTCGACCTCTCCCTCGACCTCGACGCCACGGATGCTCCGGAGGCGTCCGTCGTGCACACCGGCTCGATCGCGTCCGTCCTCGAGCCCAGTGCCGGTCGCCTGAGCGCGCTGGTGGAGGCCCGTCGGGCATCGGCGCTCATCACCTACGACCCCAACATCCGTCCCACGCTCGTCGACGACGCCGAGCGTGTTCGGCGAACGGCGCTCGCGTGCATCGCACGGGCCCACGTGGTGAAGGCGAGCGACGAGGACGTAGCGTTCCTGCACCCGGACCTCGCGCTCGTCGACGCGGCGAAGCAGTGGGTGGCGTCGGGGCCGGGCCTCGTCGTCGTGACGAGGGGTGGCGACGGAGCGCTCGTGGTGCGCGCCGGCTCGGTGTTCGAGATCGCGTCGCCGCGGGTGACGGTGGCCGACACCGTCGGTGCCGGCGACACGTTCATGGGTGCGCTCATCGACGGCCTGCTGACCGCGGGGGTCTCCGGGCCGGAGGCCGAGGAGCGGCTCGGGGCGATCTCCGACGACGAGCTCCGTCGACTCCTCGAGCGTGCTGCGCGCGCCGCGAGTGTCACCGTGTCGCGCCCGGGGGCGAACCCGCCGACGCTGGCGGAACTGAACGCCTGA
- a CDS encoding DUF3592 domain-containing protein yields MDLQKQPAPAASHPTRKSFGMVALILGMLLVGPVMIAIGVGLRMADDELLQTGTRTTGTITEVQDGVEASDLDFRVEYRATDDSVHTVWESWDISDRPSVGDEVAIVYRDSDPGTAVVEGYGGEGEWMTGLGAVFTVILGGTGVMMLVMAARGRSERAQARRAAMQPPAGQR; encoded by the coding sequence GTGGACCTCCAGAAGCAGCCGGCGCCAGCGGCGTCGCACCCGACCCGCAAGAGCTTCGGCATGGTCGCCCTCATCCTCGGCATGCTGCTCGTCGGTCCGGTCATGATCGCGATCGGGGTCGGCCTCCGGATGGCCGATGACGAGCTGCTCCAGACGGGCACGCGCACCACCGGCACGATCACCGAGGTGCAGGACGGTGTGGAGGCCTCGGACCTCGACTTCCGGGTCGAGTACCGCGCCACCGACGACAGCGTGCACACCGTCTGGGAGTCGTGGGACATCAGCGATCGACCATCCGTCGGCGACGAGGTCGCGATCGTGTACCGGGACTCCGATCCGGGGACGGCGGTCGTGGAGGGCTACGGCGGCGAGGGTGAGTGGATGACCGGACTCGGAGCCGTCTTCACCGTCATCCTCGGCGGGACGGGCGTCATGATGCTGGTGATGGCCGCTCGGGGCCGGTCGGAACGCGCACAGGCGCGCCGTGCAGCGATGCAGCCACCCGCCGGTCAGCGGTAG
- a CDS encoding GNAT family N-acetyltransferase yields the protein MTTPSTDADTPEVVRNDESHEYEIRVGDRVAGIAGYRDEPGRILFTHTEIDPDFGGQGLGSVLASAALDDAAERGLTIVPYCPFIQAYLRKHPDFSGEVSWPE from the coding sequence ATGACGACACCCAGCACCGACGCGGACACCCCGGAGGTCGTCCGCAACGACGAGAGCCACGAGTACGAGATCCGCGTGGGCGACCGCGTCGCGGGGATCGCCGGGTACCGCGACGAACCGGGCCGGATCCTCTTCACCCACACGGAGATCGATCCCGACTTCGGCGGGCAGGGGCTCGGCAGCGTCCTCGCGTCAGCGGCCCTCGACGACGCCGCCGAGCGCGGTCTGACGATCGTGCCCTACTGCCCCTTCATCCAGGCCTACCTGCGGAAGCACCCGGACTTCAGCGGCGAGGTGTCCTGGCCGGAGTGA
- a CDS encoding ammonium transporter produces the protein MDQGNTAFILIAAALVLLMTPGLAFFYGGLVKAKSVISMMMMSFGALGLIGVLWVLYGYAIAFPGSEGTVAPWAIDTANIGLTGALETPEGASYPPLAFVAFQATFAIITVALVSGAIADRAKFGSWMIFAGIWATVVYFPVASWVFNFGLADDGSFAYGGWITHGLQDVFGVGVIDFAGGTAVHINAGAAALALALVLGRRVGFKKGAYVPHNPPFVLLGAGLLWFGWFGFNAGSELAADGTAALAFVNTIAAPAAALLAWLVVERVKDGKPTSVGAASGAVAGLVAITPACASLHPIWAIVLGIVAGAVCALAIDLKFKLGFDDSLDVVGIHLVGGLIGTLYLGFFANGTGLFMGGDGSQLLVQAIAAFSVLIYSFVLAFIIGFAIEKTIGFRVKNEDEIAGIDTVVHGEEGYILVDAKA, from the coding sequence ATGGATCAAGGAAACACAGCGTTCATCCTGATAGCTGCGGCACTCGTGCTGCTCATGACTCCAGGGCTCGCGTTCTTCTACGGCGGCCTGGTGAAGGCGAAGAGCGTCATCAGCATGATGATGATGAGCTTCGGCGCACTCGGCCTCATCGGCGTCCTCTGGGTGCTGTACGGCTACGCGATCGCGTTCCCCGGCTCCGAAGGCACCGTCGCCCCGTGGGCGATCGACACCGCGAACATCGGCCTGACCGGTGCCCTCGAGACGCCGGAGGGTGCCTCCTACCCGCCGCTCGCCTTCGTCGCGTTCCAGGCGACCTTCGCGATCATCACCGTCGCGCTCGTCTCCGGCGCGATCGCGGACCGCGCGAAGTTCGGCTCCTGGATGATCTTCGCCGGCATCTGGGCGACCGTCGTCTACTTCCCCGTCGCCAGCTGGGTCTTCAACTTCGGCCTCGCCGATGACGGCAGCTTCGCCTACGGCGGCTGGATCACGCACGGCCTCCAGGACGTCTTCGGCGTCGGCGTCATCGACTTCGCCGGTGGTACCGCGGTGCACATCAACGCCGGTGCGGCAGCGCTCGCCCTCGCGCTCGTCCTCGGCCGTCGCGTCGGGTTCAAGAAGGGCGCCTACGTCCCCCACAACCCGCCGTTCGTCCTCCTCGGCGCCGGCCTCCTCTGGTTCGGCTGGTTCGGCTTCAACGCCGGCTCCGAGCTGGCCGCCGACGGCACCGCTGCACTCGCCTTCGTCAACACGATCGCCGCTCCGGCCGCCGCCCTGCTCGCCTGGCTCGTGGTGGAGCGCGTCAAGGACGGCAAGCCGACCTCCGTCGGTGCCGCATCCGGTGCGGTCGCCGGTCTCGTCGCGATCACCCCGGCGTGCGCCTCGCTGCACCCGATCTGGGCGATCGTCCTCGGTATCGTCGCCGGCGCGGTCTGCGCACTCGCGATCGACCTGAAGTTCAAGCTCGGCTTCGACGACTCGCTCGACGTCGTCGGCATCCACCTCGTCGGTGGCCTCATCGGCACGCTCTACCTGGGCTTCTTCGCCAACGGCACCGGCCTGTTCATGGGTGGCGACGGTTCGCAGCTGCTCGTCCAGGCGATCGCCGCGTTCTCCGTCCTCATCTACTCCTTCGTGCTCGCCTTCATCATCGGCTTCGCGATCGAGAAGACGATCGGCTTCCGCGTGAAGAACGAGGACGAGATCGCCGGCATCGACACCGTGGTCCACGGTGAAGAGGGCTACATCCTCGTCGACGCCAAGGCCTGA
- a CDS encoding carbohydrate ABC transporter permease, with protein sequence MALQSPTATRALVVPPEAKSGRRRPAPRGSRLLVWVFLAPTLIGLGLFSFVPIIGSFLLAFFRWDIISAPEFVGVGNFVDLAANPTVRVSFLNTVGFVVVAVTLQLAVALLLAILVQSRMPEWIRTFFRSALFFPLVLSAASVSLVMSYLFNQEFGLVNEFLGLFGVGDIGWLTTGFGAKIVVLLVYVWQNFGFTFLLFIGGLAAIPREVYEASSLDGAHGWSQFRHVTLPLVSPTMLVASVMAIISALQIFDQPYVLTRGGPGDDTRTAVMVIYESAFQQLDFGLAAAIGIVLTLLIMLVTAAQFRLSKRFVFYG encoded by the coding sequence ATGGCACTGCAGTCACCGACGGCGACCCGCGCGCTCGTCGTCCCGCCCGAGGCCAAGTCCGGCCGCCGACGTCCCGCCCCGCGCGGCAGCCGGCTGCTCGTCTGGGTGTTCCTCGCCCCGACACTCATCGGGCTCGGGCTCTTCAGCTTCGTCCCGATCATCGGCTCGTTCCTGCTGGCGTTCTTCCGCTGGGACATCATCTCGGCACCCGAGTTCGTCGGTGTCGGCAACTTCGTCGACCTCGCCGCGAACCCCACGGTGCGTGTGTCGTTCCTCAACACCGTCGGCTTCGTCGTGGTCGCCGTGACGCTGCAGCTGGCCGTCGCCCTCCTCCTGGCGATCCTCGTGCAGTCCCGCATGCCGGAGTGGATCCGGACCTTCTTCCGCTCGGCGTTGTTCTTCCCGCTGGTGCTGTCGGCGGCGTCCGTGTCGCTCGTGATGTCGTACCTGTTCAACCAGGAGTTCGGTCTCGTGAACGAGTTCCTCGGGCTCTTCGGCGTCGGGGACATCGGCTGGTTGACGACCGGGTTCGGCGCGAAGATCGTCGTGCTGCTCGTCTACGTGTGGCAGAACTTCGGCTTCACCTTCCTGCTGTTCATCGGCGGGCTCGCCGCGATCCCGCGCGAGGTCTACGAGGCGTCGTCGCTCGACGGCGCGCACGGCTGGAGCCAGTTCCGACACGTGACCCTCCCGCTCGTGAGCCCGACGATGCTCGTCGCCTCCGTCATGGCCATCATCAGCGCCCTGCAGATCTTCGACCAGCCGTACGTCCTCACCCGCGGCGGGCCCGGAGACGACACCCGCACCGCCGTCATGGTGATCTACGAATCCGCGTTCCAGCAGCTCGACTTCGGTCTCGCTGCAGCGATCGGCATCGTGCTGACGCTCCTGATCATGCTGGTCACCGCCGCGCAGTTCCGGCTCAGCAAGCGTTTCGTCTTCTACGGATGA
- a CDS encoding DUF4188 domain-containing protein, whose translation MSRVVAGRITHRHEGELVVFHIGMTVNQWWRPDQWMPIFGEMPRMLRELMTDPDSGLLGSHILLGASGPYLVQYWSSIEKLYAYASAPASEHRPAWSRFNRRARSAPKAVGVWHETFLVERAESIYVSTPAMGLPAATEAVPIGSRNQHARQRFADGRTGGTEAA comes from the coding sequence ATGTCACGCGTCGTCGCCGGCCGAATCACCCACCGTCACGAGGGGGAGCTCGTCGTCTTCCACATCGGGATGACCGTCAACCAGTGGTGGCGTCCCGACCAGTGGATGCCGATCTTCGGGGAGATGCCGCGCATGTTGCGCGAGCTGATGACCGACCCGGACTCCGGTCTGCTCGGCTCGCACATCCTGCTCGGTGCGTCCGGACCGTACCTCGTGCAGTACTGGTCGTCGATCGAGAAGCTCTACGCCTACGCGTCCGCGCCCGCCTCCGAGCATCGACCGGCCTGGTCGCGGTTCAACCGTCGTGCCCGGTCGGCCCCGAAGGCGGTCGGCGTCTGGCACGAGACGTTCCTCGTCGAGCGCGCCGAGAGCATCTACGTGTCGACGCCCGCCATGGGACTGCCGGCCGCGACCGAGGCGGTCCCCATCGGCTCCCGCAACCAGCACGCGCGTCAGCGGTTCGCCGACGGCCGTACCGGTGGGACGGAAGCGGCCTGA
- a CDS encoding sugar ABC transporter substrate-binding protein, producing MVDLSRRAALALLGLGLAGTAISWPRLTGGDIPGRGDDALTVALFGTAQDAAARQSLVDGFQKLHPDIPVRIIAIQGQDWGNFFAKILTMVAAGTPPDIVSVATEGTQLFAERLAHPIDEYVQRDAAELQEYFDDVNPSLIESFMYKGNLFQLPDNFNAANMYYNTSAFERAGLERPRDDWSVDDFFTVARTMQGSAPGSFLPYFWNNRLWGGVVPWLYINDTSFLTEEKAAGGDWMWSQFYPNETPRGGGYLWENADALSDRTVESFEVLERMVSEGIAANPAQGGGNELVSLFSRGSVGMTPAGGFWVKGLNDAGLGNDEYDVTYFPKMRGQRHQFGAGGYAMMRTSERKDEAWEWMKYCISVEGMSIAHQQPDSSLPRRSLNAELYGGDIGPKHWEVFYDTLDRFPTTGPMPAPPQQAAVESALIKNVVGTITNGQNGVRRGLETMQRDLELALKGR from the coding sequence GTGGTTGATCTGAGTCGCAGGGCGGCACTCGCCCTGCTCGGTCTCGGTCTGGCGGGCACGGCCATCTCCTGGCCGCGCCTCACCGGCGGAGACATCCCAGGCCGTGGCGACGACGCCCTCACCGTCGCCCTCTTCGGCACCGCCCAGGACGCCGCCGCCCGACAGTCGCTCGTGGACGGCTTCCAGAAGCTGCACCCCGACATCCCCGTCCGGATCATCGCGATCCAGGGCCAGGACTGGGGCAACTTCTTCGCGAAGATCCTCACGATGGTCGCAGCGGGCACCCCGCCGGACATCGTGTCGGTGGCGACCGAGGGCACCCAGCTGTTCGCCGAGCGCCTCGCCCACCCCATCGACGAGTACGTGCAGCGCGACGCCGCCGAGCTGCAGGAGTACTTCGACGACGTGAACCCCTCGCTCATCGAGTCGTTCATGTACAAGGGCAACCTGTTCCAGCTGCCCGACAACTTCAACGCCGCGAACATGTACTACAACACCTCGGCGTTCGAACGTGCAGGGCTCGAGCGCCCCCGGGACGACTGGTCGGTCGACGACTTCTTCACCGTCGCCCGCACCATGCAGGGCAGCGCCCCCGGCTCGTTCCTCCCGTACTTCTGGAACAACCGGCTCTGGGGCGGCGTCGTGCCGTGGCTGTACATCAACGACACGAGCTTCCTCACCGAGGAGAAGGCGGCAGGCGGCGACTGGATGTGGTCGCAGTTCTACCCGAACGAGACCCCGCGAGGTGGCGGGTACCTGTGGGAGAACGCCGACGCGCTGAGCGACCGCACCGTGGAGAGCTTCGAGGTCCTCGAGCGCATGGTCTCCGAGGGGATCGCCGCGAACCCCGCGCAGGGTGGTGGCAACGAGCTCGTCTCCCTCTTCTCCCGCGGGTCGGTCGGCATGACGCCTGCCGGCGGGTTCTGGGTGAAGGGGCTCAACGACGCCGGCCTCGGCAACGACGAGTACGACGTGACCTACTTCCCGAAGATGCGCGGCCAGCGGCACCAGTTCGGCGCCGGCGGCTACGCGATGATGCGGACCTCCGAGCGCAAGGACGAGGCGTGGGAGTGGATGAAGTACTGCATCTCCGTCGAGGGGATGTCGATCGCGCACCAGCAGCCCGACTCCTCGCTCCCCCGCCGGTCCCTCAACGCCGAGCTGTACGGCGGCGACATCGGGCCGAAGCACTGGGAGGTCTTCTACGACACCCTCGACCGCTTCCCGACGACGGGCCCGATGCCCGCGCCGCCCCAGCAGGCCGCCGTCGAGTCGGCCCTCATCAAGAACGTGGTCGGCACGATCACCAACGGCCAGAACGGTGTCCGCCGGGGCCTCGAGACGATGCAGCGGGACCTCGAACTCGCACTGAAGGGACGATGA